A segment of the Neochlamydia sp. S13 genome:
ATAAAAAAGATTTAGATTTTCTCTAAAGTCATCAAGATATTTCCTGAAAATATTTTTTATTCCTTTTACTTTTTAATTTCTTTCTTTGCTTGTCTAGTGAGTATTATTGCATGTTGGCATTTACCATGTAGCGCTCCATTGGACTAAATTGCTTTAGTGAGCCAATTCTTTTCCTTGTGAGTAACGAATAAAAAGTGCTTCTGAAAAAACTTTTAAGCTTACTAATAAGCTTGATTGTAAATGAAAGTTTAAAAAAAGAGGTGATACACAAAAATTTGTTGACTAGATTTTTGGAAATTACTCATAGTGAACCTATCAAGCGTACAAGGTTTTAAACAAGCTTACAAGGTTTTAAATATGGTTAATTATCTTGCACTCTCTAAAGTTGATGTACCTGGCGAGCTCATCCAAAGTACATCAAGGCAATTACCTTTCTATGTTTCAACGAAAGATAAAGAAAAAACGACTCAATTGTTGAGGCTTTTTAAGAACACGAGCGAGGTAATGCCTTCTCGTATGGCTGAGTTATCTTTACCATCAGAGCATCAAATGTTTACTATTCGTTTAATTGATAAACTGTTTTTTGAAGCAATAAATGAATATCGACAAAGCTTTATTTATGCTACTGCCAAGGACATGAGCTATGTGCCTCTAGAAGATGGAAGCAATTTTACTTATGCTATGTGTGTAGGAGCTTGCCAATTTGCAACGAAAACACCAAATCTTCCAGTTGTTAAACAAATTATCGGGCCTATTCTTATGCTTTCTGGAGCCATATGGGGGATCTTAAAGAAAGACCGGTTTGCACGGATAAAAATAGCACAAGAGAAAAGCCTTCATAGAAAAAAGTGGTTTAAAGAAGTATTGATAAAAGAAGAGTTGCGCAAGCAAGCTGCTGTAGAATTAATTAACAAGAGAGCAAGAAATCTAAAAAGACAAATTGAAGAGCTAGGCGATGATTTAGTAGACGATGCCCTCATTGATGAGCTAAAAATACTAGATAAGTTCATGCATTACTTTTCTCCTAATACCCCTCTTTTGTTAGACGATATTCCTTTCAAAGAGTATATGGAACAAAAAGAAATAGATTAAAGAGAAAAATTAATTTAAATTGCAGAACACTAAGTTAATATAAGTTTTTTGTTTAAATGAAAAAGGCTTCAAAATCCTAAAATTATTTTTTCTAAACTAAAATTTAGGATAGAAGCTATGGAAAAGCAAATCATAATGATTTACTGCCTTTTTGACGAATATACTCAACCGCTTAATTATCATGATTGGCCAAATACTCGTTGGTCTTCATCTGAAGTCATGCTAATCCTCATTCCACGAAGGCGATTTTTTTATGAAAATGTAAGCAAAGCTAATTCCTTTGTGCTCGGCTATGTTTATATCAAGAAATTCTTTAGCTCGAATATCTTGGATCACCGGATTTACAGAATTTTCTCCCGGGGGAAAAGCTTCTTAAATTTATCCAAAGTTGGGAAAAAGTTAATGGATTGCCTTTTGGACATATGGTAGATGAACTTCCTGTTTCTGTATGCAGGAATATTCGAATTCACATGTGCTGTGTTTATCAAGGTAAAGAATTTAGAGAATGTAAGGTCAGGTAGCGAGAATGTTTTTAGGCGATAAAAGCAAATCAGATCAGTGCAGCAAAAGAAAGCCTCCGGCAGGCGATTCTTTGTCCTAAAAAACATGATAATGTTCGTTTTAAATACATGGACATTGATTTGCCGTGGGAAGCAGAGTTTACGGAATTTGGCATATCGTGATTACACCCATGAAGAAAAGTTGCCTAAAGAAAAGGAATTTAACTTAATGGCAGAAAGGCAAAACCCTTTTACCAAATCTATAGAAGTGGAAGATTATGTGTGATCAAAATACTTTCGAGGGAAACAGAGAAAGTACGTTTAGGCAATTGTCTAAATTTTTCCTAGAAAGATTCATGTTAGCCCTTTAAAAAAGTTGAAGTAATAACCTTGTGTTTTATTATTGCTTTTGTCACTAACATAATTAAAAGTTAATAATTTGCAAATTAAATTAATTATTTAAACATTATGATTTCCCAAATTAATTCCACTTTTTTTTCAAACGAACTTTCTTGCTCTCATGATAAGAGGAAAAAGGACAAGCTTTATTTCCTTCTCTCTTTTATTTGGGGGGGTAGTTTAGGAGCAGCCTGTCATTCTTTCTTAAGAAGTAAAAGGGTATTTCCAATTCCGCTGACAATAGGAATTTTAGCCGCGAATTGGATTATTTTTCCTTTTAAGCCTCGAGATGAATTTTACTATCCTGATATGAAAAGCAAAGAAAAAGCTTATCGCATTATGACTTATGTGCTAGGTATATTAACAGGGATATTTGTTTCTCTTCTATTTAACATTTCTGTTGATGCTGGGGAAAAACAAAGAAATAGTCCTTCTCTTTTATTGTTTTGCGAACCGATAGCAATCTTATCAATTAATCTTTTAGCTAACTATTTGTTATGGAAACGACCAGCTTCTAACAAGAAACTCAACGGTTATATTTTAGCGAAAACCTCAGTTTATTGGGGCGTTGAGAAAGTAAATCAGGTCTTCAAATATTTCACGCATTTGTCAGCAAATTTTTTGAAAGGACCCTCGGAACAAGTCTTACCTAGGATAAAACTTGAAGAGTTTGAGGCTTTAAAAAAGGAACACACTCAAATAGCTGCAATATTTGGTTATCTCAAAATCTTAATTGAAAATGATGTTAGGCTCCGTACTTCTCTTCAGGCAAGCTATAGTTGGCTCACTTTTCCAAAGATGAATAAATCCCAACCGTTTGAAAACCTCCTCGTCGAAGAGTGGATAATTGAGATGCAAAAGAGGGCTTATTGGATGAGTATCATAACCTATACAACCGAATTTTTGGAAAGCAATCCTATTTTCCGTGAAAATCTCATAAACAGTTTAGCCGAAGAAAATACTGAAAAAGCTAGAGAAGCTTTGCATTTTTTAAATGTGCATTGCATTAAACCTTAAAATTTGTTTAATTAATAAAAAATTTTCGTTCAAATAGAGCCGTTACAGTCATGTCGAAGCAAATTAAGAAGAGTTTAAAAACATGCTAATGCCTAAAAAATTATCGTTGGAAGCTGATCTAAATGCTTTAAAGGAAAAGGGGATAAAAGAGTTTAATTTTAATGGTTATCAATGGGGTGATCAAGAACTATTTTTGCTAGCAAAATATTGCCCTCAAATTGAGTCTCTCCATTTTTCATGCGAAATTTCTGACGAAGGTTTAAAGTCTTTAGCTCTATTTCCCAAGTTATCTAGTTTATCAATAGACCCGGCTTATAGCTTAAGTGAGGACGGTATCCTTGTTTTGGGCTCCCTTCCTCATTTAACTCATCTGCAACTTAATAACTGTCAAATCGATGAGCGTTTTGCCAAATGCCTTTCTTCTTCTCAAACACTTTTATCGCTCGATCTTAACAACTGCGAATATTTAATAGATCATGACCTTGAAACTTTATCTGGCTTGAAGCAACTGCAATTTTTATCTCTTGGTAATCAACCAGGATTGACAGATGAAGGATTAAAATGGATACAAAAACTTCAGTCTTTAAGTTATCTATGCCTTGCAAGGTGTACAAATATTACTAATAAAGGAATATCTTATTTAGCTTCTCTAAAGAATTTATTAGTTTTAAACCTCAAGGGGACGCATATCAATGATCAGGGGCTACAAACAATCGTCGCTCTTCCTCACCTGGAAGGGCTTTTTTTAGAAGAATGTGGGCAAATTTCGGATCAAAGCCTTAAAATTGTTGGAACTATTCATTCACTTAAAGAACTCTATTTGGAACACTGTGAGACAATTACTGATAAAGGTATTTCCTATTTAAAATTTTTGAAACAATTGGAACGTTTAAATTTAAGCGGCTGTGATATTACAAATACCGCTTTAGAAACTATTGGCACTCTATCATCCCTTATGTATTTGAACCTTAAAAGTTGTCATCAGCTCACAGATAAGGGTGGTCAGCCTCTCTCTCAGCTACATAATCTTAAGGAATTAGATCTTTCTTATTGTCAAGATATTGGCGATTTCACCATGGCCCATTTTAAATCTCTACCCCAACTTGAAGTTCTAAACTTACATGGATGCCTACTTATAACAGATGAAGGCTTAAAGGAAATTGCGCAGATAAGAAGTTTAAAAACTCTTAATTTGCGCAATTGTAGCAAAGTATCTGATGAAGGGTTCTGCTCTTTTAAGCAATTAACACACCTTACAGATCTTGACCTCACTTATTGTCAAAATATTAGTGATGCGACACTTGCCTTTATTAAAACCCTTTCTTGCCTTGAAAGACTTGTTTTATGGGGATGCAAAAAGATAACGGATAAAGGATTAAAGCACCTTAGCTTTTTAGAAAATCTAACGGAGCTTAATATCACTGGTTGCTATATGTTAACTGAAACAGGAGTTATAGCGCTTGTGCAAAATTTAAAAAATTTGTCCCGTCTTTATATGAAAACATCTCAAAATATTTCTCCTGTCTTAGGAACCACTCTTAGAGAGATACGACCCGACTTAGAAATAATTTTCTAAATTTAACCTTAGGAAAAAGTGAGAATATGACGCTAAATCCATTAAATCATTTAGATTCTTTGACAAACCCTCCTATCCTAACCCAAGAAAAGAAATTGACTAGAGACAATGCAGTAGAATTTCTTCGTGCTTTGGTTCCTCTCACCTTTCCCTTTAAGGATGAAAAAGGATGCTATATCCAGCTTTTCAAATTAGCAAATTATGGAATGATTGGCGTGATACAAAATCCTGAAAAGGATTTTTCTGTTATTCCAAAGAATAAAATTCGATCAGCATTTGATCCAGAACTTAAAGGCCACAGCTTGATGGCACGAATTGAAAATATTTCTCAAAGGAGGTGGGATTTTGTTTTTGATGCTCTTGATAGAGAACTTCTCATCTTGCCCCACTTAGAAGGGGCTGGTCGTTTTAGCAAAAATCTTCAAATTAGGCATATCAAAACAGGGAATGCAAGCCCTGTATCGCATTTAACAAAAGAAGAGCTCGTCAACAGATTTGAAGAAAAAGTGAAAGCTGGAAAATTTACAACTTCAGGCCCAGATCCAGCCAATGGGAAAGGAGCATACTATAATAAAAAAACAGGAGTTTTTTACCACATTGATCATCATAATCGGTTCGGAGAGCCTTCTCATATAGATGTATATCGAGATAATAAGCATCCTAGGTATAAATCACCGGTTGAATTTAGAGATAAATGGAGGTTTGCTTATAAAAAAGATCCTGATAAAAACTTTAAACCCGACCCTACACCAGGAAAGGCTCAATTTCATGAAACTTTACAAAAAACAGGGCTGACAAAGTCGTTTAACTCCTGTCACCAAGATCATCCAGCTCCTATAAAAGGAGGGGCAAGGGGTGAAATTGGAGGCGTCGGCTGCTCTGTCGAGTTAATTGAGGGGCTCTTCGATTCTCCTGAATCGCTATTTGCAACGGAGCACGCCTTCTTTATTCCGGCTTTTGAAGGAGAGGATGTGCCCTTTAACAGTCAAGAACTGAAACAAATCCTTCAAGAGCTTGCTTATGGAATCTATGTTCATGATACTGTCCCTTTCTTCAGCCTACATTTTAATACAAATGCCAACTTGTATCCTGTCATCCATCCTGCTTATGAAAATACTCTTGTGGGCCAGGTTTTTAGCATGCTTGATTATTTTATGAAAGGCTATCTCAATGGAGGAGTTTTTAAGGAAACATTTATTCACGAATGGCAAAAAAAACCTGCTCCAATTTCCATTAACAGCTCTACGCTACAGCAATTGATTAATCTTAAAAGCTATGCCGAAGCGCAACTTAGCGGGGATGGTCAAACCTACAACTCAGTAAGATCTCTACTAAAAGCTTTAGAAATGAGCAGCTTAGAAATAATAAAGGAAGAGCTTAGTGGACGTGTGCATGAAGCTTGGGATGATAGCTATCTAAAGGAAAATCCCATTTTCAATGATTATACAAAATTCACAAACTCCTTTCGAATAATTGCCAAACAAAAAGGGATTTATCAGTCAAAAGGATTATTTGTCCTTAGCCCAGATTTTGATGTTCAATATACCGTTGAACCTCATCCCGATTATCAGCAAGCACTCGAAGAATATTACAAATTAAATGGCTGCTATCCTGCGGCTTACGATAAGCTAATTCAAGTTTATGAATTCATGAAGCAGCAAATTCATAATCACATGGTGAAAATGCCATTTTGCCGTAAATATTTTGCTATGCTAGGAGTAATTAATTTCTTTTCTTATTACTTTATGACCTTGAAAAAACATCGCAAAATTCCTTTTTTACCAGAAGTAGAAGTTAAAGCGGCCAGTTGCCCGACCCTCTTCCCCCCCCTTCCTCTTTTAGAGCCGCGTGAGGAAGAATTAAAAATCAATCTTTTCAAAATTTTTCAAACGTTCGTTAATCAAAGTGAGACCTTAATTGGCCGGTTTCTCTCCCATCAGACAAGCACTATTGAAAACGATCGAATGAAGAGTGATTTTAAAAAAATCCTTCAAAAAGAAATTTATGGAAATGCTTCGCCTTTTCTGCAGCAAGACATGCTAGCTAATGAAACAAAATATGAAGTTCATATCGAGCAATGCACGAGCGAAATAGATATTTTAGAAAACATCAAGAATTTATTTGATCAATGTAAGCAAGCTCTTTTAGAAAACAGTGGGCAAAATTACAAGCTGATAAATGAGATAAACAATAATCCACATATAATCATTCAGCGTTTTTTTAAGGTATTGCCTAGTATATTTAAAAACCAAAATAAACTAGAACCGATTGGGAGACTTACTCTGGACTGTTTCATCTTACCCAGCGAACAATCTGCAAAAGAGATCGAAACGGGTAAAAGAATTGTCGGAGGATGTGGAATGAATACATCCTCACTAAAAGTTAAACCTTCTTGGATGAGCCATCAAATTTTAGAACAAATGGGGGGAGCACTTCAAAATACCAAAAGGGGAGAGTGTTTAGCAGTTGAAAGTCATCATCCTAATGAACCTAAAGGGATAATTTTTAAACTTGGCTTCGATAATATGAGTCTGGATTTTGGAAAAAATGACCAAGATTTTCCTTTTTTTATTCCTTCCTCTAGCCAACTAATGCGAAAGCTTTTGCAAGCGATTACTCAAGACAACGAAGAAAATTTTGTTGATCTGATTCAAAATGTTGCATTAGATGACATGCAAGACCGTGAGGGTCGTTCTTTACTGCATCATAGTGCAAGTGCAAGAAATTCTGCTTTCACCATTGCTCTGCTAAAGAAAGGCTTATCTCCACATGTAGGCGACAATAAAAACTATCTTCCCGTTCATTATGCTGCCATGCATGGGCATTTAAATCAGTTAGAAGTTTTAACAGAGAAATACCCTCAGACCATAAATGCTGTGAGTAATCAAGGAGCAACCCCTTTAATCGTCGCTATTCAGCACAAACAATCCAAAACAATTCAATGGTTAATACATCGAGGAGCATGGGGCGATGCCATGCTAAATGATGGCTATACGGCACTGCATTGTATTGCCCATCAAGGCGATTTAAAATCTATAAAAATCATATTAGAGCAGTCAGAAAAAGCTGTGAAAATAATTAATGCGGAGACCAATGAAGGCATTACTCCTCTTATGATTGCTTGTGCAGGAGGCTCATATTCCTTAGTCGATTATCTTCTAAAAAAAGGTGCTGATCCGAAAAAAAGGGCAAAAAATGGAAAAACAGCATTGGATTATGCTCTCAAGCATGATAATTTACAGCTATGCCAACTTTTGACTCCTCAATCAAGCTTGACTCCTTTTACCATTGAGATGGCCATCAAAAAGAATTCGCTAGAGATTAATCAACTTTTAAGCCAGCTTCCTGGCTATCTAGACTATAAAAATGCCATACGAGATACCCCACTACTTATGGCTCTTCGCTATGCTCATCTTCCAGTGGCAATGAATATTCTAAATTTAATTACAGATGTGAGGGATTTAAGTACCAAAAATAAACTCAAAGAATCCCCCATCGAATTGGCCATTAGAGGTAAGTTTTATCCATTTCTTGAAGTTTTATTAGAACGTGGTGCTGAAATTACTCCTCAACGCCTTTTTAAACTTTTGCTGCAAACAGGTTACAAGGGAGGTTCTCCTTTTATTGACTCAATTTTTAAAAACACCCATTTTACTCAAATTGAACTGCAGGATTTGTTATTATCGGCTGCTAAAGCTGGTAATCACGTTGCTATTTCCAATCTCTTAATTCCTCAAGGAGTAAATTTAGACACTATAAAAGATACTAAAGGGTGGAAAATTGAACATTATCTTGCTCAATCCGATGGAATTTATTTATTCAGAAAGCGTTATCAACAAACGAAAGACCCTCTTCAACCTTTAGCAGCAGAAGGAGGCAAAACTCTTCCCTATCTTGCAGGCGAGAATGGAAGTAAGCGAGTTTTTAGTTTCTTGCTTGGGCAAATAAAGAAAAGAGGCTTACCTTTAATCAATCATTATCAAGGAAGACATTTATTTTACAGCGTTTTAGAAAGGGGTGAGGTAGATCTCATTCGTTTATTTGTTGAAAAATTTGGTGCTTCTCATCTTGTTAACCAATCAATTGAAAATGGAAAAAATTTTCTCCCTGTTCATCTTGCTGCTCGAAGCATTTCAAGCAAAGTCTTAGGTTATTTATATAGCTGTGGAGCACAATTAAATGTCAAAGATGACCAAGATCGTTATCCTCTCTTTTATGCTGTTCAAAGCAAAAGAGAAGAAAACGTTGCATTTTTGTTAGACGAAAATCATCGCAACCCCATTACTCCAGATGTCATTTTTTGTGCTGCTTCTTTCGCGAAAGAAGAGATATTAGATACACTTATCAAAGCAGGAGCTGACTTGAATCAGCCAAGCTATTTCACAGGTGATACAGCCCTTTTGCTTGCCATTAAGGCCAAGGACATTAGAGCTTTTTTGAGATTAATTGATAGGGGAGCCTCTTCCGCTTACCAAAATCAAGAGGGTTGGACACCCTTATTACTTGCTGCCAAAGAGGGTCAATCAGAAATGTTAGAGATCATTTTGACTAGAAATCCAGATGCTAAGCGAGAAAAAAGAATGGGTCATAACGCCTTACATATTGCTTGTCGAGAAGGCCACGAACATTGTGCTGAAATTCTGATTAACCGTGGATTTTTAATTGATGAAGAAAATGGAACTAAGCTTACTAGTCTTTCTTTCGCAAACAATCGTTATGCTGTGAAAGCTAAGCTAGGAATTAATCCAGAAAGAGAAAATTATCAAAGTTTGACCGAAAAGCTGTATGATGCCGTTTCTAAGCAAGACCTTGCTTCTATTTTAGAAGTATTACCTCAATGGCCAATTAATACCTATTTTACCATAAATTTAAAGGGGTTCAGCTTGCGAGGTACGCTTTTACATCTCATTTTAAAAGCTTGCGTTTATTCTAAAACTAAACAACTCAATCGTTTAATTATAGCTCTTACTAAAATTAGAGAATTTAATCCTCATTTAATAGATTGTGAGGGCAATTCATATGCGCATTTGATGATCAAAAACACTTCTTTAGATCCAACTCAATTCGATGTGTTTCCTTTGGATACAACCAATCATCAAGGACAAACGCCTTTGCATTTTGCAGCTGTCGCAGATAATATAGAGCTCTTGAAAAATCTCATCAAAAAGCTCGGCCCTTCTAAAGTAGATCCTGTAGATCATCAAGAGCTTACCCCTCTTTTTTATGCCATTAAAGAAAATAAACGCGAGCAAGTTAAAGCACTATTGAAAGGGGGCACTAATGTTGAATTCTGTAACGCTTCTGGAATCACACCTTTGATTTTTGCTTGTCTAAAAGGCAATTATCCTATTATTCGTCTCTTAATTAAATTTAGAGCAAATGTCAATCATAGAGCAAGTCACAGTGATAAAAAAGGGAGGAGTTTTTTGACTCCTCTATCGGCTTCGCTCTTATCTAAAAATGAAGAAATTACTCTTTTTCTTTTATTTCGTGGGGCACAATTTAATCAAATGAGCGATGAGGGGCAGTTTATTGGACATATTGCTGCGACTCGCAATAAAATTTACATTTTACGTTTTCTTGCCGAGCAAGGATTATCGATTTCTACTTATGATGATCAAGGATTACAGCCCATTCATGCTGCAGCTTTAGCAGGTAAGATCAAAGCTATGAAATTTTTGCTCTCTCAAGGTATTTCAGTTGAAACTCCTGTTTTAGATACAGAAAAGGTACAGCACACACTTAAAGAAACCACACCCCTCCTTTTGGCAGCCAAACAAGGAACAGTAGAAGCAGTCAAATGGCTTCTTGAACATGGAGCAAACCCACATAAAAGAACTTCTGATGGTGTAGATATTTTGCAAAGCCTTATCGTAAATAGCGCGGGTAATACTCAAAGATTGATCACCCTCTTCCAAGAATATCTGCTAATAAACGACCTTAGCCAGCTGTTACCAGCTATTTGCTTGGCAATTGCAAAGGACTACATTGATCCCGTGAAAATTTTGTATGCAATGGGTATTCCCATTTCTTCACGGCTTGATCATGGATTGACAGGTCTACACTATGCTTGTCAATTCGGTGCTTTGCATGTCACCGAGTTTTTTCTCAAGCAAGGAGCTGACTGGAAACTTTGCGATGATACGGGTCAAATCCCTCTTGAGTTAGCTGCTGCTAATTCATCGTCTGAGCAATTTAAATTGATGCTCGACTTCATTAATCCTTCTTTGGACTATCAAAATAGCAAAGGGGAAACATTAATGCATCTAGCAACACGAGCTGGTAATTTGACTCATGTGATGTTATTAATTGACCAAGGAGCTGATTTTGATATCCAAGATTCACTGGGAATGACACCTTTGCACATTGCCGCTGAAAAAGGGTTTAAAGAAATTGTTGAATTGCTAATGATTTGTGGCGCCGATCCTAAACTCAAAACTAGCTTTAACTCATGTTCTCCACTAGAACTTGCAACAATTGATGTAAAGGAATGTATAGACCGTCTTCTTTTAATTATTACCCAAGCTCCTCAAAACAATACCCCTCTTCATACTGCTGTTCTCGCAAATAACCCTTTAGCTATTCAATTGACGCTTCGACATTTTCCAGTCAATCAAAGAGATGCTTTGGGTAGAACAGCTCTTCACAATGCAGTATATACTGAGAATTTAGAAATTATTCGTCTCCTATTAAACCAAGGAGCTAATGTCCATGAAGAAGATTTAAATGGAGTTACTCCTTTGATAGTAGCTCATAAAGAGGTTATTAACCCAAAGGTAGAGCAATTCCTTGAAAAATTTAGTAGAAATTCTGATTAAATTGAGAAGCTCTCGAATAATTTTAGAATGGCTTTTAAGTAGAAATTAAAATGAGCACTACTCCTTGCTAGGATAAGCATGCGGAGTCGAGTGTTCCATTTTGGGTAAGTCACAGGGGATGTTCACTTAAATAAAAATAAAAAAGAATCGTAACCCTTACAGTTTGAATATCGCCCTCTCAATGAAAAAATGATGATAAGAAGGAAAAAATGAATCCTATTGAAATTGATCCTGTGCAATGGCTTTCTGGTACTGAAAGATCTACTTTCCAGCAATTGACAAGTCCTTTAAAAGAAATCCTTGAGCAGTATTTGCATCAAATAAAAGGAGACGAAATAGATATTGTCTCTGTTGCCTTAGGTGCTATTCGGGTAAGTCATGAACCAAATGAATTGTTTCTTAAACAACGGGAAAAATTCTTTGTTTGCCTCCTTTCAAACGCGAAATTTCAAACTCAACCCACATGGAATAAAGTTCTTGAAATTGCTCAAAAAGGATTTTTAGGTGAATTTCTGCATCAGATCGACAATAAAAAAAAAGCCTATCATTCCATTAAAACCCTTATTTCTTTGGTCGATCAATTTCATGCAGATAAGCTGCCTACTTTAATCCATAGAAAACAAAAAAGCCAGCTCTCCAATTCACTTAACATCCCAGAATCTTCTCTAATTCTACAAGCTTACACCCAAATCTATGACTGTCAAACCTATTATGCTTTGCCAAAATTGATTGACGAGTTTTTATCTCATCTCTCAACTCATCAAAAATGGGGAAGCGAAACTTACGCTTGTCTTTTTTACTCCATTAACATTACCTATAACACTAAATTTGATGAATTTGAGAAACTTAAACTGTATAAGACTCTTTTTTCTCTGCATTCTCCAGAACGATTAATGGTGTTTGAGCACCCCTCTGAGGTAGATGTTAAGGAATTTTTGAGTTTATGCCTAAGCCTAAAAAACAAGATAGGGGAAGAATTATTGGATGATTATTTAACTTCCTTAAATCAAACAACTGAATGGACCTTGAGCCAGGCCATAAAAAACTTGAAATTCTTATTAAAAATAAGAAAAAATGATGATTTTTATACCTTAATAGATCAATGGAAAAATCAACGCCTTGAGTGGAATTTTTTAGTTACGCTTTCTAAAAATCAACTTAAGCCAACATCTTCAGATGAGACCTTTTTTCAAGATCCTATTTCGCAGCGTTTGATAAGATTTAAGCGAGATCCTACGATAAC
Coding sequences within it:
- a CDS encoding ankyrin repeat domain-containing protein — encoded protein: MTLNPLNHLDSLTNPPILTQEKKLTRDNAVEFLRALVPLTFPFKDEKGCYIQLFKLANYGMIGVIQNPEKDFSVIPKNKIRSAFDPELKGHSLMARIENISQRRWDFVFDALDRELLILPHLEGAGRFSKNLQIRHIKTGNASPVSHLTKEELVNRFEEKVKAGKFTTSGPDPANGKGAYYNKKTGVFYHIDHHNRFGEPSHIDVYRDNKHPRYKSPVEFRDKWRFAYKKDPDKNFKPDPTPGKAQFHETLQKTGLTKSFNSCHQDHPAPIKGGARGEIGGVGCSVELIEGLFDSPESLFATEHAFFIPAFEGEDVPFNSQELKQILQELAYGIYVHDTVPFFSLHFNTNANLYPVIHPAYENTLVGQVFSMLDYFMKGYLNGGVFKETFIHEWQKKPAPISINSSTLQQLINLKSYAEAQLSGDGQTYNSVRSLLKALEMSSLEIIKEELSGRVHEAWDDSYLKENPIFNDYTKFTNSFRIIAKQKGIYQSKGLFVLSPDFDVQYTVEPHPDYQQALEEYYKLNGCYPAAYDKLIQVYEFMKQQIHNHMVKMPFCRKYFAMLGVINFFSYYFMTLKKHRKIPFLPEVEVKAASCPTLFPPLPLLEPREEELKINLFKIFQTFVNQSETLIGRFLSHQTSTIENDRMKSDFKKILQKEIYGNASPFLQQDMLANETKYEVHIEQCTSEIDILENIKNLFDQCKQALLENSGQNYKLINEINNNPHIIIQRFFKVLPSIFKNQNKLEPIGRLTLDCFILPSEQSAKEIETGKRIVGGCGMNTSSLKVKPSWMSHQILEQMGGALQNTKRGECLAVESHHPNEPKGIIFKLGFDNMSLDFGKNDQDFPFFIPSSSQLMRKLLQAITQDNEENFVDLIQNVALDDMQDREGRSLLHHSASARNSAFTIALLKKGLSPHVGDNKNYLPVHYAAMHGHLNQLEVLTEKYPQTINAVSNQGATPLIVAIQHKQSKTIQWLIHRGAWGDAMLNDGYTALHCIAHQGDLKSIKIILEQSEKAVKIINAETNEGITPLMIACAGGSYSLVDYLLKKGADPKKRAKNGKTALDYALKHDNLQLCQLLTPQSSLTPFTIEMAIKKNSLEINQLLSQLPGYLDYKNAIRDTPLLMALRYAHLPVAMNILNLITDVRDLSTKNKLKESPIELAIRGKFYPFLEVLLERGAEITPQRLFKLLLQTGYKGGSPFIDSIFKNTHFTQIELQDLLLSAAKAGNHVAISNLLIPQGVNLDTIKDTKGWKIEHYLAQSDGIYLFRKRYQQTKDPLQPLAAEGGKTLPYLAGENGSKRVFSFLLGQIKKRGLPLINHYQGRHLFYSVLERGEVDLIRLFVEKFGASHLVNQSIENGKNFLPVHLAARSISSKVLGYLYSCGAQLNVKDDQDRYPLFYAVQSKREENVAFLLDENHRNPITPDVIFCAASFAKEEILDTLIKAGADLNQPSYFTGDTALLLAIKAKDIRAFLRLIDRGASSAYQNQEGWTPLLLAAKEGQSEMLEIILTRNPDAKREKRMGHNALHIACREGHEHCAEILINRGFLIDEENGTKLTSLSFANNRYAVKAKLGINPERENYQSLTEKLYDAVSKQDLASILEVLPQWPINTYFTINLKGFSLRGTLLHLILKACVYSKTKQLNRLIIALTKIREFNPHLIDCEGNSYAHLMIKNTSLDPTQFDVFPLDTTNHQGQTPLHFAAVADNIELLKNLIKKLGPSKVDPVDHQELTPLFYAIKENKREQVKALLKGGTNVEFCNASGITPLIFACLKGNYPIIRLLIKFRANVNHRASHSDKKGRSFLTPLSASLLSKNEEITLFLLFRGAQFNQMSDEGQFIGHIAATRNKIYILRFLAEQGLSISTYDDQGLQPIHAAALAGKIKAMKFLLSQGISVETPVLDTEKVQHTLKETTPLLLAAKQGTVEAVKWLLEHGANPHKRTSDGVDILQSLIVNSAGNTQRLITLFQEYLLINDLSQLLPAICLAIAKDYIDPVKILYAMGIPISSRLDHGLTGLHYACQFGALHVTEFFLKQGADWKLCDDTGQIPLELAAANSSSEQFKLMLDFINPSLDYQNSKGETLMHLATRAGNLTHVMLLIDQGADFDIQDSLGMTPLHIAAEKGFKEIVELLMICGADPKLKTSFNSCSPLELATIDVKECIDRLLLIITQAPQNNTPLHTAVLANNPLAIQLTLRHFPVNQRDALGRTALHNAVYTENLEIIRLLLNQGANVHEEDLNGVTPLIVAHKEVINPKVEQFLEKFSRNSD